DNA sequence from the Candidatus Latescibacterota bacterium genome:
GATACGATACTGTTTTTTTCCGGTATGAAAGCTCTTACAAGAGAAGACCTCGGCGCCAAAAAGATAGATATGCTGATCGAGGAAGAGCAGAAGCATATAATCAGGATATCAGCAGAGATAAAGAAATTCAGAGAGAGGTCATAGCTGAAAGAGGAGATTTACTTCGGCACGATTTTAGGGAGGTGTCTGTTTTCAACTGTACACCTGATTATTGTGGATGTGAGAGTTTTCAGGATTACGATGGAGCCGCCGCGACAACCGGCGGCTTTTCCATATTAATCATTGAAATTATTCCCATTTCCCTTTACAAATCGTACTAACCGACGTATAATTATTATAAGATTGTAATGATTATAATCTTATAATGATATTAAGTGTGATAGGCGGGAGACACCATGAAAAGGCAGATAATAAAGATCGATGATGAGAAGTGTAACGGTTGCGGATTATGTATACCGGATTGTCCGGAGGGAGCCCTTCTGCTGATAGACGGAAAGGCGAGGCTTGTGAGCGACCTGTTTTGTGACGGGCTCGGAGCATGCATAGGCACATGCCCGGAGGGGGCTATCTCGGTCGAGGAGAGGGAGGCAGAGCCATACGACGAGCGAAAGGTGATGGATAACATCATCGACCATGGAATGAATACTATCGTAGCTCATCTCAAGCATCTGGACGACCACGGAGAGACCGGTTTTCTCAAGACCGCTCTGGAATATCTTGGAGAAAAGGGAATCGAAGTGCCGGGATTTGGAGGGGAGAGCGAACCGGAGGTGGCTGGAGAAGCAGCCGCGCCGCCGGGAGGGGGCTGTTCAGGATGCCTTGGGACGATGGCGATCGATATGCGTGAGGATGAAAAGACTTCGGAGAACGCTTCCATCGGCAATCAGGAGATCGAGTCCGAGCTTCGGCAGTGGCCTGTGCAGCTTAAACTTCTCAACCCAGGGGCTTCCTATTTTGATGATGCCGATCTTCTCGTCGCGGCAGATTGTTCGCCCTTCGCCTACGCGGATTTTCACAGGAAATTCGTGAAGGGGAAAATAGTGATCATGTTCTGCCCCAAGCTGGATCACGGGCTTGAGGAATATATAGATAAGCTGGCAGTTATCTTTTCTACTCACAAGATACCGTCAATAACGATCCTGAAGATGGAAGTGCCGTGCTGCGGTGGTGTGGGCGTGATCATCAGAAAGGCCATGGAGAAAGCCGGGGTCGATATCGATCTGAAGGAGATCACTGTATCTGTCGGAGGAAAGATATTATGACATCGAGGAAAAGATAATATGGCAGATGAAGGTAATAACATAAGATGGGACGTGGAGCTTGACTGTGTGGGGTTGTATTGTCCCATACCGGTAGCAAGTACCCGTGAAGAGATGGATGAACTGGAAGAAGGGCAGATATTGAAAGTGATGGCTGACGATCCAGCCGCAGAGGAAGATATAACGAGGTGGGCCAGGAGGACGGGAAACAACCTTCTAAGCCTGGAGAAGGAAGGCCTCGTAATGACATTCCTGATACGAAAGGGGAATCAGGATGAGTAAGAAAAAGGATAAGATCCTTTATGTCCAGACCAGCGGTGTAGATACTCCCGAACGGCTCTATTCGCCTTTTATTCTCGGGATGTCGGCTACCGCGATGGGCGTGGAAGCTTCGATCTTCTTCATGATAAAGGGAGTGACTGTAGTAAAGAACGGAGAGGCGGAGAAGGTAAAGATGGGAACCTTTCCCGATCTGAAATCGATAATCGACCAGGCGGTAAGTGCCGGCGTAAAGCTCTATGTCTGCGAACAGAGTACTCAACTGTTTGGGATGGCCAGGGGCGATTTCATCCCGGAAGCAAAGATAGTGGGGGCCGCGACTCTCACAGATCTTTCGCTTGATGCGGATGTCGTGATGACGTTGTAGGAAGTGAGGCTGAGATGAAAAATATATACATGGATCACCAGGCAGCTATGCCGGTCGACGAGCGAGTGATAGAATTTGCCTCGCAGTTTCTGACAGGTAATTTCACGAACCCTTCTTCCCAGTATTCGCTCGGGCTCGAGGCGAGCGAAGCCGTGGAAAAGGCAAGAGAGAAAATCGCCAGCCTGATAAATGCAGAATCTTCGAAAAATATCATTTTCACTGGAAGCGCTACGGAAGCCAGCAATCTTGCCATACGCGGCGCCGCGTACAGGAATGCGGACAAGATGGGCAGAAAAGTCGTAGCCAGTGAGATCGAACACATGTCGGTACTCAATCCGGTGAAGGAATTGGGAAAGAATGGTTTCGAGACGAAACTGGTCCCGGTGGATGAATTTGGGATAATAGATCTGGAAAAGCTGGATGAGATTGTTGATGACGGGACAGTGTTGACTTCGGTCATGCTGGCCAAT
Encoded proteins:
- a CDS encoding 4Fe-4S binding protein; amino-acid sequence: MKRQIIKIDDEKCNGCGLCIPDCPEGALLLIDGKARLVSDLFCDGLGACIGTCPEGAISVEEREAEPYDERKVMDNIIDHGMNTIVAHLKHLDDHGETGFLKTALEYLGEKGIEVPGFGGESEPEVAGEAAAPPGGGCSGCLGTMAIDMREDEKTSENASIGNQEIESELRQWPVQLKLLNPGASYFDDADLLVAADCSPFAYADFHRKFVKGKIVIMFCPKLDHGLEEYIDKLAVIFSTHKIPSITILKMEVPCCGGVGVIIRKAMEKAGVDIDLKEITVSVGGKIL
- a CDS encoding sulfurtransferase TusA family protein, which produces MADEGNNIRWDVELDCVGLYCPIPVASTREEMDELEEGQILKVMADDPAAEEDITRWARRTGNNLLSLEKEGLVMTFLIRKGNQDE
- a CDS encoding DsrE/DsrF/DrsH-like family protein, which encodes MSKKKDKILYVQTSGVDTPERLYSPFILGMSATAMGVEASIFFMIKGVTVVKNGEAEKVKMGTFPDLKSIIDQAVSAGVKLYVCEQSTQLFGMARGDFIPEAKIVGAATLTDLSLDADVVMTL